In a genomic window of Stakelama saccharophila:
- a CDS encoding branched-chain amino acid aminotransferase yields MDTETTLQFEVEANASPVPASEREARIADPGFGRVFTDHMAMVRWSRDKGWHAAKIAPRKAIEMDPASSVLHYAQEIFEGMKAYRLADGSTALFRPEQNARRFQKSAERMAMPQLPEKLFLESIEKLTEIDRDWIPTAEGGALYLRPFMFASEVFLGVRPAHEYLYLVIASSVGAYFQGGAKAISIWVSDDYTRAAPGGTGAAKCGGNYAASLVAQSQAIEKGCDQVVFLDAAEHRWVEELGGMNLFFVMDDGSMVTPPLKGTILPGITRDSILTLARDEGIAVREEPYAIDQWRADAESGRLRETFACGTAAVVTPVGTVRSSKGDFTIGAGGTGQLTQRLRDRLVGIQRGEHDDTHGWVKRLF; encoded by the coding sequence ATGGACACCGAAACGACGCTGCAATTCGAGGTTGAGGCCAATGCGTCGCCGGTCCCCGCCAGCGAGCGCGAGGCCCGCATCGCCGACCCCGGTTTCGGCCGTGTCTTCACCGACCACATGGCGATGGTCCGCTGGTCCAGGGACAAGGGCTGGCACGCAGCGAAGATCGCGCCGCGCAAAGCGATCGAGATGGATCCGGCGTCCTCCGTGCTGCACTATGCGCAGGAAATCTTCGAAGGCATGAAGGCCTATCGCCTGGCCGACGGATCGACCGCGCTATTCCGGCCGGAGCAGAATGCGCGGCGCTTCCAGAAGTCGGCCGAGCGGATGGCGATGCCGCAACTGCCGGAAAAGCTGTTCCTCGAATCGATCGAGAAGCTGACTGAAATCGACCGCGACTGGATCCCGACGGCGGAGGGCGGCGCGCTCTATCTTCGCCCCTTCATGTTCGCCAGCGAAGTGTTCCTGGGCGTGCGGCCGGCGCACGAATATCTCTACCTCGTCATCGCGTCCTCGGTCGGCGCATACTTCCAGGGCGGGGCCAAGGCGATCTCGATCTGGGTGTCGGACGATTATACCCGCGCGGCGCCAGGGGGTACGGGTGCGGCCAAGTGCGGCGGCAACTACGCCGCCAGCCTGGTCGCGCAGTCGCAGGCGATCGAAAAGGGCTGCGACCAGGTGGTGTTCCTCGACGCGGCCGAGCATCGCTGGGTCGAGGAACTGGGCGGCATGAACCTGTTCTTCGTGATGGACGACGGATCGATGGTGACACCGCCGCTGAAGGGCACGATCCTGCCGGGCATCACCCGCGATTCCATCCTGACGCTGGCCCGGGACGAAGGGATCGCGGTGCGCGAGGAACCCTATGCGATCGACCAGTGGCGCGCGGATGCCGAGAGCGGCCGCCTGCGCGAAACCTTCGCCTGCGGCACGGCGGCGGTGGTCACGCCGGTCGGCACCGTGCGTTCGTCCAAGGGCGATTTCACGATCGGCGCGGGCGGCACGGGCCAGCTCACGCAGCGCCTGCGCGACCGTCTGGTCGGCATCCAGCGCGGGGAACACGACGATACGCACGGTTGGGTGAAGCGCCTGTTCTGA
- a CDS encoding MarR family winged helix-turn-helix transcriptional regulator yields the protein MADMVNMAGQSPNEPLRGASPLFLREPEIRRGVELLFFGYSHLTRAIDERLAAEHLGRAHHRALYFIARQPDLTVSDLLATLAITKQSLGRVLNDLSERGLVESRTGERDRRQKLLRLTEAGKAIEAELFESLRERLSAAYSKAGQDAVGGFWLVLEGLLPEAERQRIAGAR from the coding sequence ATGGCAGATATGGTCAACATGGCTGGCCAAAGTCCGAACGAGCCGTTGCGCGGCGCTTCCCCGCTATTCCTGCGCGAGCCGGAAATCCGGCGCGGCGTGGAACTCCTGTTCTTCGGATACAGCCACCTCACGCGCGCGATAGACGAGCGGTTGGCGGCGGAGCATCTCGGCAGGGCGCACCACCGCGCGCTTTATTTCATCGCGCGTCAGCCGGACCTGACGGTCAGCGATCTGCTCGCCACGCTCGCCATCACCAAGCAGTCGCTCGGCCGCGTGCTGAACGATCTTTCCGAGCGCGGGCTGGTGGAATCGCGCACCGGCGAGCGCGACAGGCGGCAGAAGCTGCTGCGTCTGACGGAGGCTGGGAAGGCGATCGAGGCGGAGTTGTTCGAATCGCTGCGCGAGCGCCTGTCAGCGGCCTATTCCAAGGCGGGACAGGACGCCGTCGGCGGCTTCTGGCTAGTGCTTGAGGGCTTGCTGCCCGAAGCCGAGCGCCAACGCATCGCCGGCGCCCGGTAG
- the proC gene encoding pyrroline-5-carboxylate reductase gives MSNGIPRTIWLIGCGNMAGAMLSQWVTSGDVAADQVTVIDPGQPKIPEGVRHLSSPPEQGMPDCVMLGVKPQMLDDVAGSLAPRIKGVKLLLSILAGVDVAALADRFEAEAVVRVMPNLPVGLGKGVVALYGTDPDGEQGKAATALMDSLGLVEWIPEERLFDTVTALSGCGPGFVFRFIDAIAAAGAELGLPADQARRLATATVEGTSAMAAESDDTPGTLADRVASPGGSTREGMNVLDDDDALKKLMVKTLTASRDRNHELAEAARKK, from the coding sequence ATGAGCAACGGCATTCCGCGAACTATCTGGTTGATCGGCTGTGGCAACATGGCGGGCGCGATGCTCAGCCAATGGGTCACGAGCGGCGATGTCGCCGCCGACCAGGTGACGGTCATCGATCCCGGCCAGCCCAAGATTCCCGAAGGCGTGCGGCATCTGTCGTCGCCCCCCGAACAGGGGATGCCCGATTGCGTGATGCTGGGTGTGAAGCCGCAGATGCTGGACGATGTCGCGGGCTCGCTCGCGCCGCGGATCAAGGGCGTGAAGCTGCTGCTGTCGATCCTGGCCGGCGTCGATGTCGCGGCGCTCGCCGACCGGTTCGAGGCGGAGGCGGTGGTGCGGGTCATGCCGAACCTGCCCGTCGGCCTGGGCAAGGGCGTGGTCGCGCTCTACGGAACCGATCCGGACGGTGAGCAGGGCAAGGCGGCGACGGCGCTGATGGATTCGCTCGGCCTGGTCGAATGGATTCCCGAGGAACGACTGTTCGACACGGTGACGGCGCTGTCGGGCTGCGGCCCCGGCTTCGTTTTTCGGTTCATCGATGCGATCGCCGCGGCGGGCGCGGAATTGGGCCTGCCCGCCGACCAGGCGCGCCGGCTGGCGACCGCGACGGTCGAGGGTACGTCGGCAATGGCCGCGGAGAGCGACGACACGCCGGGCACGCTCGCCGACCGCGTCGCCAGTCCGGGCGGCTCCACGCGTGAGGGCATGAACGTGCTCGACGATGACGACGCGCTGAAGAAGCTGATGGTGAAGACGCTGACCGCGTCGCGCGACCGCAACCACGAACTGGCCGAGGCGGCGCGGAAGAAATGA
- a CDS encoding YbjN domain-containing protein: MLDEAQFDRDAEAAPIDMLESYFNAHGWTHAREEDEIVARVKGSWVEYELRAIWREDDSVLQFLAFPDIRVTEDRRASVYEAIGLINEQLWIGHFELWSSSGIVLFRHAAMIENADGGTLTLPQTELLVESAIDECERFYPVFQFVLWGGKSPSEALASALIDTQGEA, from the coding sequence ATGCTCGACGAAGCGCAGTTCGACCGCGACGCCGAAGCGGCGCCGATCGACATGCTCGAAAGCTATTTCAACGCCCATGGCTGGACCCATGCGCGCGAGGAGGACGAGATCGTCGCCCGCGTGAAGGGAAGCTGGGTGGAATATGAACTTCGCGCGATCTGGCGCGAGGACGACAGCGTGCTGCAGTTCCTGGCGTTCCCGGACATCCGTGTCACCGAGGATCGCCGCGCGTCCGTCTATGAAGCGATCGGCCTGATCAACGAGCAGCTTTGGATCGGCCATTTCGAGCTGTGGTCGTCGAGCGGCATCGTGCTGTTCCGCCACGCCGCGATGATCGAGAATGCGGATGGCGGCACGCTGACGCTGCCGCAGACGGAACTGCTCGTCGAGTCGGCGATTGATGAATGCGAGCGCTTCTACCCGGTGTTCCAGTTCGTCCTGTGGGGCGGCAAGAGCCCGAGCGAAGCGTTGGCATCGGCACTTATCGACACGCAGGGAGAAGCATGA
- a CDS encoding accessory factor UbiK family protein — MQSENRVFDDFVKFVNGAAGTVAGMAREGESAARERAREWIGGLDFVSREEFEAVKEMAAAARDEAEALRARVETLEKAAKGTDGAGPAA; from the coding sequence ATGCAGTCCGAAAACCGCGTATTCGATGATTTCGTGAAGTTCGTGAACGGTGCCGCCGGCACGGTCGCCGGCATGGCGCGCGAGGGCGAGAGCGCGGCACGGGAGCGTGCCCGCGAATGGATCGGCGGGCTCGACTTCGTCAGCCGCGAGGAATTCGAGGCGGTGAAGGAAATGGCGGCGGCTGCGCGCGACGAGGCCGAGGCATTGAGGGCGCGCGTCGAAACGCTGGAAAAGGCGGCGAAAGGCACGGACGGCGCTGGTCCGGCCGCGTAA
- a CDS encoding TspO/MBR family protein, whose product MSLVRWILVIMPAILLLGFLSASLVPVGADSRWYSALAKPDATPPAWLFPVAWTTIYILIGLALALIVNARRARGRGVGIALFAVQMAANLAWMPLFFGAHAVVPSILLLAILLLLVIAMAFAFARVRPLAAWLLVPYMVWVSYAGIILLEIHALNPNAGDLVIPAPTTQIAL is encoded by the coding sequence ATGTCGCTCGTCCGTTGGATCCTGGTCATCATGCCGGCGATCCTGCTGCTCGGCTTCCTGTCGGCATCGCTGGTGCCGGTCGGCGCGGATAGTCGGTGGTACTCGGCGCTGGCCAAGCCGGACGCGACCCCGCCGGCCTGGCTGTTCCCAGTGGCGTGGACCACGATCTACATCCTCATCGGACTGGCGCTCGCGCTGATCGTCAATGCGCGGCGGGCCCGCGGCCGCGGCGTCGGTATCGCGCTGTTCGCGGTGCAGATGGCGGCGAACCTCGCCTGGATGCCGTTGTTCTTCGGCGCGCACGCGGTCGTCCCGTCGATCCTGCTGCTGGCGATCCTGCTTCTGCTCGTGATCGCCATGGCCTTCGCGTTCGCCCGCGTGCGGCCGCTCGCGGCGTGGCTGCTGGTTCCCTATATGGTGTGGGTCAGCTATGCGGGCATCATTCTGTTAGAAATCCACGCGCTGAACCCGAATGCGGGCGACCTTGTGATCCCCGCTCCGACAACCCAGATTGCGCTGTGA
- a CDS encoding TlyA family RNA methyltransferase: MAKQRVDQMLVERGLVESRTRAQALIMAGVVFSGETKVAKAGQQLGVDAALEVRGRDHPWVSRGGIKLAHALDHFGLDPAGAVAIDVGSSTGGFTDVLLQRGAARVYAVDSGTNQLAWKLRQDERVVVHEQTSARLLTADHIPEPVDWIVCDASFIGLAKVLKAPMRFAAPGAHLVALIKPQFEAGRQEVGKGGVVRDAAVHARVCDEVTDWLDQRGWAVAGVTQSPITGPEGNIEFLVSARNGTPA; encoded by the coding sequence ATGGCCAAGCAGCGTGTCGACCAGATGCTCGTCGAACGTGGTCTGGTGGAGAGCCGGACCCGGGCGCAGGCGCTTATCATGGCGGGCGTCGTCTTTTCCGGCGAGACGAAGGTGGCGAAGGCGGGGCAGCAACTTGGCGTCGACGCCGCGCTGGAGGTGCGCGGGCGCGACCATCCCTGGGTTTCGCGCGGCGGCATCAAGCTGGCGCATGCGCTCGATCATTTCGGGCTGGATCCGGCGGGCGCGGTCGCGATCGACGTGGGGTCGTCGACGGGGGGCTTTACCGACGTGCTGCTGCAGCGCGGCGCCGCGCGGGTCTATGCCGTCGACAGCGGCACCAATCAGCTTGCCTGGAAATTGCGGCAGGACGAGCGGGTGGTGGTGCACGAACAGACCAGCGCGCGGCTGCTGACGGCCGACCATATTCCGGAACCCGTCGACTGGATCGTGTGCGATGCCAGCTTCATCGGATTGGCCAAGGTGCTGAAAGCGCCGATGCGCTTCGCCGCGCCGGGCGCGCATCTGGTGGCGCTGATCAAGCCGCAGTTCGAGGCGGGGCGACAGGAGGTCGGCAAGGGCGGGGTGGTACGCGACGCGGCGGTACATGCGCGCGTTTGCGACGAGGTGACGGACTGGTTGGATCAGCGGGGCTGGGCGGTCGCGGGCGTGACGCAGAGCCCGATCACCGGGCCGGAGGGCAATATCGAATTTCTCGTATCGGCTCGGAACGGGACACCCGCCTGA
- the dxs gene encoding 1-deoxy-D-xylulose-5-phosphate synthase: MADHPATPLLDTVRTPDDLRTLKPSQLRQLSDELREEVISAVGETGGHLGSGLGVVELTTAIHYVFNTPHDRLVWDVGHQCYPHKILTGRRDRIRTLRQGGGLSGFTKRSESEYDPFGAAHSSTSISASLGFAIANKLSGRPEKAIAVIGDGAMSAGMAYEAMNNAEQAGNRLIVILNDNDMSIAPPVGGLSAYLARVVSSSEYLGLRNFAKRVTRKLSPRMHKAAGKAEEYTRGMVTGGTLFEELGFYYVGPVDGHNLEHLIPVLENVRDAEQGPILVHVVTKKGKGYAPAENAADKYHGVKKFDVITGAQAKGPPGPPSYTNVFAKALIAEAERDERICAITAAMPGGTGLDKFEKGFPDRTFDVGIAEQHAVTFAAGLAAQGMRPFCAIYSTFLQRAYDQVVHDVAIQNLPVRFAIDRAGLVGADGATHAGSFDVTYLATLPNFVVMAAADEAELVHMVHTAAEHDTGPIAVRYPRGEGTGVALPETPERLQIGKGRIVREGKKVAILSLGTRLAEALKAADQLEARGLSTTVADLRFAKPLDEELIRKLLTTHEVAVTVEEAAIGGLGAHVLTMASDAGLIDAGLKLRTMRLPDRFQDQDKPEKQYEEAGLNAQHMVETVLKALRWNASGKVEGARA, translated from the coding sequence ATGGCTGACCATCCCGCTACGCCGTTGCTCGACACGGTCCGGACCCCCGACGATCTCCGCACGCTGAAGCCGAGCCAACTTCGTCAATTATCGGATGAATTGCGCGAGGAAGTCATTTCCGCGGTCGGCGAAACCGGCGGTCATCTCGGCTCCGGCCTCGGCGTCGTCGAACTGACGACGGCCATCCATTATGTATTCAATACGCCGCACGACCGGCTGGTCTGGGACGTCGGCCACCAATGCTATCCGCACAAGATCCTGACGGGGCGGCGCGACCGCATCCGAACGCTGCGTCAGGGCGGCGGCCTGTCCGGCTTCACCAAGCGGAGCGAGAGCGAATACGATCCCTTCGGCGCGGCACACAGCTCGACCTCGATCTCGGCCTCGCTGGGGTTCGCCATCGCCAACAAGCTGTCGGGCCGGCCGGAAAAGGCGATCGCGGTGATCGGCGACGGCGCCATGTCGGCCGGCATGGCGTATGAGGCGATGAACAATGCCGAACAGGCCGGAAACCGGCTGATCGTCATCCTGAACGACAACGACATGTCGATCGCGCCGCCGGTGGGCGGCCTGTCGGCCTATCTCGCCCGCGTGGTGTCGTCGAGCGAGTATCTGGGGCTGCGCAATTTCGCCAAGCGGGTGACGCGCAAGCTGTCGCCGCGCATGCACAAGGCCGCCGGCAAGGCCGAGGAATATACGCGCGGCATGGTGACCGGCGGCACGTTGTTCGAGGAACTGGGCTTCTATTATGTCGGACCGGTCGACGGGCATAATCTGGAGCATCTGATCCCGGTTCTGGAAAATGTCCGGGACGCCGAGCAGGGGCCGATCCTCGTCCATGTCGTCACCAAGAAGGGCAAGGGCTACGCCCCGGCGGAGAATGCCGCCGACAAATATCACGGCGTGAAGAAATTCGACGTCATTACCGGTGCACAGGCCAAGGGGCCGCCGGGACCGCCGAGCTATACCAACGTCTTTGCCAAGGCGCTGATCGCCGAGGCGGAGCGCGACGAACGCATCTGCGCGATCACGGCTGCAATGCCGGGTGGCACCGGCCTGGACAAGTTCGAGAAGGGATTCCCCGACCGCACGTTCGACGTCGGCATTGCCGAGCAGCATGCAGTGACCTTCGCGGCCGGATTGGCGGCGCAGGGGATGCGGCCGTTCTGTGCGATCTATTCGACCTTCCTCCAGCGCGCCTATGACCAGGTCGTGCACGATGTCGCGATCCAGAATCTGCCGGTACGCTTCGCCATCGATCGGGCGGGGCTGGTGGGCGCCGACGGCGCGACCCATGCGGGGAGCTTCGACGTGACCTACCTCGCGACCCTGCCCAATTTCGTCGTGATGGCGGCGGCGGACGAGGCCGAGCTGGTGCACATGGTGCATACGGCGGCCGAGCACGACACGGGGCCGATCGCGGTGCGCTATCCGCGCGGCGAAGGCACCGGCGTGGCGTTGCCCGAAACGCCCGAGCGGCTCCAGATCGGCAAGGGCCGGATCGTGCGTGAAGGCAAGAAGGTCGCGATCCTGTCGCTCGGCACGCGCCTTGCCGAGGCGCTGAAGGCGGCCGACCAGCTCGAGGCCAGGGGACTGTCGACTACGGTAGCCGACTTGCGCTTTGCCAAGCCGCTCGACGAGGAACTGATCCGCAAGCTCCTGACCACGCATGAGGTCGCGGTGACGGTCGAGGAAGCGGCGATCGGCGGGTTGGGCGCGCATGTGCTGACCATGGCGAGTGATGCGGGGCTGATCGACGCCGGGCTGAAGCTCAGGACCATGCGCCTCCCGGACCGATTTCAGGACCAGGACAAGCCGGAAAAGCAGTATGAGGAAGCCGGTCTGAACGCGCAGCATATGGTGGAAACGGTGTTGAAGGCGCTGCGCTGGAACGCCAGCGGCAAGGTCGAGGGCGCACGCGCCTGA
- a CDS encoding Fur family transcriptional regulator: MEQHVHREHEGEALTHAAQETLKRSGEQWTAMRESVFTALAGFDRPASAYDVAESVSNLQGRRVAANSVYRILDLFVQSNLARRVESENAYIANAHPDCLHDCIFLVCDVCGRTTHIDDDVVTQDVRAAAWKAGFTPKRPVIEVRGICADCT, translated from the coding sequence ATGGAACAGCATGTGCATCGCGAGCATGAGGGCGAGGCGTTGACCCACGCCGCGCAGGAAACGCTGAAACGATCCGGCGAACAATGGACCGCGATGCGCGAAAGCGTGTTCACCGCGCTTGCGGGCTTCGATCGCCCGGCCTCTGCCTATGACGTGGCCGAATCGGTATCGAACCTGCAGGGGCGCCGGGTCGCCGCCAACAGCGTCTATCGCATTCTCGACCTGTTCGTGCAGTCGAACCTCGCGCGGCGGGTGGAAAGCGAAAACGCCTATATCGCCAACGCCCATCCGGATTGCCTGCACGATTGCATCTTTCTGGTGTGCGACGTGTGTGGCCGCACGACCCATATCGACGACGACGTCGTGACGCAGGACGTTCGCGCCGCCGCGTGGAAGGCCGGCTTCACGCCCAAGCGCCCGGTGATCGAGGTCCGCGGGATATGCGCCGATTGCACCTGA
- a CDS encoding MerC domain-containing protein — MTSDAPLVRFWRRIEPRFDNAAIALSGLCLVHCVASVVLLAVLASAGALLDPRIHEIGLLLAIALGAVALGRGVVAHGRWQPLLLGACGLVLMALALSMPHGAPEAALTMVGVCCLAVGHVLNRRARQG, encoded by the coding sequence ATGACGAGCGATGCTCCCCTCGTACGGTTCTGGCGGCGGATCGAACCGCGGTTCGACAATGCGGCGATCGCGCTCAGCGGGCTTTGCCTGGTGCACTGCGTCGCGAGCGTGGTGCTGCTCGCGGTATTGGCGTCGGCCGGAGCGTTGCTCGATCCGCGCATCCACGAAATCGGCCTCCTGCTCGCCATCGCGTTGGGCGCGGTTGCCTTGGGCAGGGGCGTCGTGGCGCATGGGCGGTGGCAGCCGCTGCTGCTGGGGGCCTGTGGTCTCGTCTTGATGGCGTTGGCTCTGTCGATGCCGCACGGCGCGCCGGAGGCTGCCCTCACGATGGTCGGCGTATGCTGCCTGGCTGTCGGCCATGTGCTGAACCGTCGCGCCCGCCAGGGCTGA
- a CDS encoding COX15/CtaA family protein, which produces MSDPIRSPSSARPGQIATWLFAVAGLIVAMVVVGGITRLTESGLSITEWDPISGIIPPLTHAQWLAEFEHYKRIPEYQQLNRGMTLAGFKAIFFWEYFHRLLGRLIGFAFAIPLVWFAIRRRIPEGYGWRLTALLALGGLQGAIGWWMVASGLVHRTDVSHFRLATHLLTALFILAGIVWTALDLRALSRDPGARPARLTPTGATTGIVLAIQLMLGAFVAGLNAGLVTDEWPLMNGRFFPADELANQSFLHAFFNDPYVVHFFHRWWAWVAVAALIVLARRARRAGVRAASVAIHIAFGTQILLGIATVMAHVPIWLAALHQLTGALLVVATTWGAHVLGRRPA; this is translated from the coding sequence GTGTCCGATCCGATACGCAGCCCCTCCTCCGCCCGCCCCGGCCAGATCGCGACCTGGCTGTTCGCCGTCGCCGGGCTGATCGTGGCGATGGTGGTCGTCGGCGGCATTACCCGGCTGACCGAATCCGGCCTTTCGATCACCGAATGGGATCCGATCAGCGGCATCATCCCGCCACTGACGCATGCGCAGTGGCTGGCCGAGTTCGAACATTACAAGCGCATCCCGGAATATCAGCAGCTCAACCGGGGCATGACGCTGGCGGGGTTCAAGGCGATATTCTTCTGGGAATATTTCCACCGGCTGCTCGGGCGGCTGATCGGCTTCGCCTTCGCCATTCCGCTCGTCTGGTTTGCGATTCGGCGCCGGATTCCGGAGGGTTATGGCTGGCGGCTGACAGCGTTGCTCGCGCTCGGTGGGCTGCAGGGCGCGATCGGCTGGTGGATGGTGGCCTCCGGCCTCGTCCATCGTACCGACGTCAGCCACTTTCGGCTGGCGACCCACCTCTTGACCGCGCTGTTCATCCTGGCGGGCATCGTCTGGACCGCGCTCGACCTGCGCGCGCTGAGCCGCGATCCCGGCGCCCGCCCCGCGCGACTGACCCCGACGGGTGCGACGACTGGCATCGTCCTGGCGATCCAGTTGATGCTCGGCGCGTTCGTGGCAGGGCTGAACGCCGGGCTGGTAACCGACGAGTGGCCGTTGATGAACGGGCGATTCTTTCCCGCCGACGAACTCGCGAACCAGAGTTTCCTGCACGCCTTCTTCAACGATCCCTATGTGGTCCATTTCTTTCACCGCTGGTGGGCCTGGGTGGCGGTGGCCGCACTGATCGTCCTCGCGCGGCGCGCCCGCCGGGCGGGTGTCCGCGCCGCCTCCGTCGCGATCCATATCGCCTTCGGCACGCAAATCCTGCTCGGCATCGCGACGGTCATGGCCCATGTGCCGATCTGGCTGGCGGCCCTGCACCAACTCACCGGCGCGCTGCTGGTCGTCGCGACGACCTGGGGGGCGCACGTTCTGGGGAGACGACCCGCATGA
- the cutA gene encoding divalent-cation tolerance protein CutA: MSDIALVYTTFPDADSAQAVAQRMIEDNFAACANVMAGCVSIYRWEEGVAQDVETPVLFKTATDRAEALRDEIVQLHPYDLPVIEIWPAAVMRPVAEWVDESVRD, from the coding sequence ATGAGCGATATCGCGCTCGTTTACACCACCTTTCCCGACGCCGACAGCGCACAGGCCGTCGCGCAGCGCATGATCGAGGACAATTTCGCCGCCTGCGCCAACGTCATGGCGGGCTGCGTGTCCATCTACCGGTGGGAGGAAGGCGTCGCCCAGGATGTGGAGACGCCCGTCCTGTTCAAAACCGCCACCGACCGCGCCGAGGCGTTGCGCGACGAGATCGTGCAGCTTCATCCCTACGATCTTCCGGTCATCGAGATCTGGCCCGCAGCCGTCATGCGGCCGGTGGCGGAATGGGTCGATGAATCCGTTCGCGATTAG
- a CDS encoding Nramp family divalent metal transporter, whose amino-acid sequence MSSTDNNRNGNPKPGRGWLSRGAPSLPEAFRSIAVPGAGKPLRKLAAFTGPGFMVAVGYMDPGNWATDLAGGSAFGYSLLSVILLSNLMAIVLQALAARLGIATGRDLASACRDSYNRPVSFLLWILCEIAIVACDLAEVIGTAIGLQLLFGLPLVWGVCLTGLDVFLILALQRRGFRRIEAFVMALLAVIALCFGYELLVAQPEAAAVLAGFVPRAEIVGNPAMLYIAIGILGATVMPHNLYLHSATVQTRAFEESETGKREAARYATVDSTVALMLALFVNAAILILAAAAFHTIGRTDIAEIQDAHALLTPTLGAAAASTLFAVALLASGQNSTVTATLAGQVVMEGFLRIRLPPWLRRLITRGIAIVPAVIVAALYGETGTARLLVLSQVILSMQLPFAVIPLVQFTSDRAKMGGLVSPLWLRGLAWAIAFLIVVLNVKLLLDTFGLTGA is encoded by the coding sequence ATGTCCAGCACCGATAACAATCGGAACGGTAATCCGAAGCCGGGCCGTGGATGGCTGTCGCGCGGCGCCCCGTCGCTGCCGGAAGCGTTCCGTTCGATCGCCGTGCCCGGAGCCGGAAAGCCATTGCGCAAGCTCGCGGCGTTTACCGGGCCGGGCTTCATGGTTGCCGTCGGTTATATGGACCCTGGCAATTGGGCGACCGATCTCGCGGGGGGATCGGCCTTCGGCTACAGCCTGTTGTCGGTCATCCTGCTTTCCAACCTCATGGCGATCGTGCTTCAGGCTCTGGCGGCGCGGCTCGGCATCGCCACGGGCAGGGATCTCGCCTCCGCCTGCCGCGATTCCTACAACCGGCCGGTAAGCTTTCTCCTCTGGATTCTGTGTGAAATCGCAATCGTCGCCTGCGACCTGGCAGAGGTGATCGGGACCGCGATCGGTCTGCAGCTTCTGTTCGGCCTCCCCCTCGTCTGGGGCGTGTGCCTCACCGGGCTGGACGTATTCCTGATCCTTGCCCTGCAACGGCGCGGGTTCCGCCGGATCGAAGCCTTTGTGATGGCGCTGCTGGCGGTGATCGCGCTTTGCTTCGGCTACGAATTGCTGGTGGCGCAGCCGGAGGCGGCGGCGGTGCTGGCCGGGTTCGTGCCGCGCGCCGAGATCGTCGGCAACCCCGCGATGCTCTATATCGCGATCGGCATTCTGGGGGCGACCGTGATGCCGCACAACCTCTATCTCCATTCCGCCACGGTGCAGACCCGCGCATTCGAGGAGAGCGAAACGGGAAAACGGGAAGCCGCGCGATACGCAACCGTGGACAGCACCGTCGCACTGATGCTTGCCTTGTTCGTCAATGCGGCGATCCTGATCCTTGCCGCGGCCGCGTTCCATACGATCGGGCGGACGGATATCGCCGAGATCCAGGACGCCCACGCACTGCTTACGCCGACGCTCGGCGCGGCGGCGGCGAGTACGCTGTTCGCCGTGGCGCTGCTCGCGTCCGGCCAGAATTCCACCGTCACCGCCACGCTTGCCGGTCAGGTGGTGATGGAGGGGTTCCTGCGTATCCGGCTGCCGCCCTGGTTGCGGCGGCTCATTACCCGCGGCATCGCCATCGTGCCTGCGGTGATCGTTGCCGCACTGTACGGGGAAACCGGCACCGCACGCCTGCTGGTGCTGAGCCAGGTCATCCTGTCGATGCAGCTTCCCTTCGCAGTGATACCGCTCGTTCAGTTCACGTCGGACCGGGCCAAGATGGGCGGGCTGGTATCACCGCTATGGCTGCGTGGCCTCGCCTGGGCCATTGCGTTTCTGATCGTCGTTCTGAACGTCAAGCTGCTGCTCGATACCTTCGGCCTGACCGGCGCCTGA
- the mntR gene encoding manganese-binding transcriptional regulator MntR, whose product MDTNSNRRAAAFRKTREAHQTEVAEDYVELIGDLIEEAGEARLTDIADNMGVSQATASKIVARLRREGLVQSRPYRAIFLTEQGEAMARDSRRRHQIVYEFLRALGIDEATANADSEGMEHHVSGRTLDALAALTRTLSKGDVASE is encoded by the coding sequence ATGGACACGAACAGCAATCGCCGGGCGGCCGCATTTCGCAAGACGCGCGAGGCGCACCAGACGGAAGTGGCGGAGGATTATGTCGAACTGATCGGGGATCTGATCGAAGAGGCGGGAGAGGCCCGCCTTACCGACATCGCCGACAATATGGGCGTCAGCCAGGCGACGGCGTCCAAAATCGTCGCGCGGCTCCGGCGTGAGGGGCTGGTCCAATCTAGGCCGTACCGCGCCATTTTCCTGACCGAACAGGGCGAGGCGATGGCGCGCGATTCCCGGCGTCGGCACCAGATCGTCTATGAATTCCTGCGGGCGCTGGGCATCGACGAAGCGACCGCGAATGCGGATTCCGAGGGGATGGAACATCATGTCAGCGGCAGGACGCTGGACGCCCTGGCGGCTCTGACCCGCACGCTTTCCAAAGGCGATGTTGCATCGGAATAA